CCACGGCCACATTGATCTGGGCCTCGTGGGTATTGGCCCCCAGGTGAGGAGTGACCGTGACTCTGGGATGGGCGATCAGTCCTTTAAGGACATCTGTCTTGGGTGGTTCTTCACTCCAGACATCGACCCCGGCAATGGCGATCTTGCCATTATTCATGGCATCCAGCAGGGCCGGTTCATCAATGATCCCGCCCCGGGCCACGTTCATCACAATCACGCCGTCTTTCATCATGGCCAGTTCACGGGCACCGATCATCCCCTTGGTCTCATCAGTCAGCGGGGTATGGACGGTAATGATGTCGCATTTTTTGTAGATCTCGTCATGGGAAACCAGCTTAACCCCCAGATCATGGGCCCGCTTGACCGCAATATATGGATCACAGGCCAGCACCTCACATTCAAAGGCCTTCAAACGGGTTGCAACACGACCACCAACCTTGCCCAGACCAATCACCCCGGCTGTCTTGCCTTTCAGTTCAACCCCGGTAAAAGGGGCACGCTTCCACTCACCGGCCTTCAGCGAGGCGTTGGCCACCGTCACGTTACGACAGGCCGCCATCAGCAGCGCCATGGTATGCTCGGCGGCACTGTTAGTATTGCCAAAGGGGGCATTCACCACAATCACCCCTTTTGAGCTGGCATAGTCCACATCCACGTTATCAATGCCAACACCAGCCCGGGCAACCATCTTCAGGTTCTTGGCCGCATCCAGCAAATCTTTGTCGACCGTCGTGCCACTACGGGTAATGATCACTTCATAGTCACCGATCAAGGCAAGCAATTCTTCCTTTTTCAAACCCAAACGGATATCCATCTCAATGCGTGGATCCTGTTTGAGAAGTTCCAGCCCTTGGTCAGCGACCTCATCAGTAACAATAATTTTCATGGTCATAGTCCCCGTGTTTGTTGTATTCAAGTTTTTGCATCCTAGACCTGACCCGCAAAAAATGCAAGCGGACTGAAACTGTCTTGAGGTATACATTACCTATGAAAACCTTCAACATTGTACTGATTGAGCCAGAAATACCACCTAACACCGGCAACATAGCCCGCCTTTGTGCAGCCACTGCTGCAACTTTGCATTTAGTCGGCAAACTGGGATTTTCCATTGATGATCGCTACCTGAAACGGGCCGGACTTGATTACTGGGACAAGGTTGACTTAAAGCGATGGGAGAACCTGGAACAGTTGCAGCAACAGCACCCGGAAGGCCGTTTCTGGTACCTCAGCACCAAGGTTGCCAGAAACTGCTATGAGCAGGGGATTTATCAACCAGGAGATTTTCTGGTCTTTGGCAAGGAAACCGCCGGCCTGCCGGCAGAGCTGCTACTGGCGAACCAGGAACGCTGCCTGACCATACCGATGCCGGGTCAGGTACGCAGCCTGAACCTGTCAAACGCTGCAGCAGTGGTGCTGTATGAGGCATTACGTCAGACAGGACAACTACAGTAGCCTACACCCCATGCACCAATGAAAGAAAGAAGTCTTCCAGATTTTTCCGGCGTGGTTCAACCAGGACTATTTCACGACCAGTTGCGACCTGTTCAGCAAGAAAACGGTCAAGCAACTCTTTAGGCACCTCTTCATCCAGCACTGCTCCATCAGCATCCTTTAAACGGACCTGATAGCCAACTATGCCACGTGACATAATGGCATCCACCCGGTCCACCAGCTTTAGTTCACCATGCAGCAGAATACCTACACGGTCACAGACCTTTTCAACATCATCAGTAATATGGGTGCTGAAAAAAACAGATTTCCCGCGTTTTTTCAAATCAACGATAATTTCCTTCACCAGTGCCCGACCAATCGGGTCCAGACCACTCATCGGCTCATCCAGAATATAGACATCAGGATCATGAATCAGCACCTGCGCCAAACCGACCCGCTGCACCATCCCCTTGCTGTAGCCACGGATAGGACGCTTACGCGCTTCCCACAACTCAAGTTGTTTCAATACCTCTGCAGAGCGGCGGGTTAACAGTGCATCAGGCATTTTGAATGTTTTACCCACAAACTGCAGATACTCTTCCGCTGTCAGATAATCATAAAAAGCCGGGTTCTCAGGCAAGTAACCGACATTACGACGGGAAGCCTCTGACCCGATCGCCTCTCCCATAATTGAAGCAGTGCCGGATGTTGGCCGGATCAACCCCATCAAACATTTGATGGTCGTACTTTTACCGGCACCGTTGGGGCCTAGAAAGCCGAACACCTCACCCTGCTCTATTGAAAGTGTCAGTCCCTTCAACGCCTCAACGGTCTGGCGTTTTTTACCTTTAAATGATTTACTCAGACCCTGCATATCAAGAGCGTACATCAGCTCACCTCACTTATTTTTTGTTGCAAAAGCAAACTTGCTGGTTGTTGTCACCTTGCCGGAGGGTTCAAGATAGAATCTTCCACCGTAGGGATCTGCCGGTGCCGGAGCAAGCAAACCGAGCTGCACCAATTGTTCAACAGAGACGGGTAAACCGCCATGCTCTGCCATAAATCTATCCCTTGCAATTTCAATTCGCTTGACTTCATAGAAGGCTGCCAACCGGATCTGGTAGTCTTTTTTTATAGATTGGTTTCTCTCACCTTTTTCAATAACTGTCAGATAGGCAATAGCCAAATCTGTCTGCCCTGATTCTTGCATATAACGTCCGGCAAGACTCTTGTGCAGTTCTTGACCACTTAAATCAGCGGCTCTCTTGTAATATGCAGCAGCTTTTGGATAGTCCTTTAAAAAATAGGCACTATTAAAGCCGGCAAAAAACGGTAGATACCAGTCCCAAGTACGGTATTTCATACCGTAGTCAAGCAAGTCGTTAGCAACCTTAAACTGTTTGGCATCCCACGTTAGAAAACCTTGTGCGAAATAGTAGGCATCCATATTGTAGGGGTCTAGTTGCACAGCACCATGCAGCAATCGAGACATTCCCTGCAAATCAAGCGGCTCGCTGATCACCTTATCCTCTTGAGCCTTGCCTATAATGCCACCAAAGTACATCAACACCTTCATCACCAAAGATGCGCCTACCAACTCCTTTTGATCAGCACTCAGCGGCTTCAGAAGCTTCACACTGGGGACATATCCAAGCTTCTCCTCAATCGGCTTATTGGCCATATACGAGGAAAAAGGAACTATCAGCAGTCCATAGCAAAGCAGACCGCTAACCAGCAAAGCAACCGGAATACGCAGGCTGTTCACTTCATTTCCCTCCGGTTAAACAGCAGAGCTGCACTACCCAGCAAAATGGCAGTGTAGCCAGCAAAGTAGCCCACAGTCATCGCAAGTCCTTGTGGATTGGGGGCAATACTGTATATCGCGTTCACCTTCAGATCAAATCCAGCCAGATTAGGCAACAGGTAATAAACGACTGACGCGACAGCCTTTAAAAACGGTGAAACCGCCTGCACCGATGCCGTAGAGTGTACAAATTCATAGACTTGTTGAGTAATGCTACTGGCCAAAAATGTGCAGATGGAGCCAAAAACTGGCAAAAAGAAGGAAGTACTAACCGTGGAAAGCAGCATTGCCACTGCTACCAGCAGGATATACTTAAAGGTGATGAACAGTAAGGTCAGTAGCAGATAATTCCAGACAACGGGACGAGCAGGAGGATACATTCCTGACGCCACCTTGATCACCAGTAACGAAACCGCTCCAAGTACGGCTGAAGTCAGTATTAGGAACAGGGCCAAGCCCAAAAAACGGCCTAGCAGATAAGAACTACGGCTAAGAGGCAGGCTAAGTACGCTAAAGGTATAGCGTCGTTCCATATCCCTCCAGAGCGAGGTTGCCCCCAAAAAGACTGAAAGAAGCAACAGAATAAACGAGATCAGTGAAAGCGAGAGTGTAATAGAAAGCTCGGTTACCTGACGCATAGAAAGCGAGGCAGCTGAAGGAATAAAAAGAAACAAAACAGCCAAGGCCATGATCCCTTGGAATACTCGATCTCGAAAGATACCTATAAGCGTAATCTTCATAATGTTGGTCATAAAAGCTACTCCGTTCAACTACAATATTATAGATTGATCCTGCCCACCATCGACACCGAAGTCCCTCAAGCAAAATTTAGATCTATCAAAGCAAACCTTGTATTAAGTCAGCAAGCTCTTGATTTGTTTTACGAATATTTTCCAAGTACTGCTGCGCCTTCTTGACCTTGCCTGCACTACCGAGCAACCTAATCAGGCCGCAATGCGCCTGAAATGACTCATTATCAAATTTTAAAGCACTTCTATACATAGTAAAAGCTTTAGCAAACTTATCATTTTTTTGGTAGAAATCTGCCATCATCAGATACTCATCAACCCCAGCCATATCACGCTCTAGCAGCTGTTCACAGAATCTGATCGCTTCTACAAACTGCCCCAATTCCCAACATTCAGAGGCTATTTCAGCAAGATACAAACTTTCATCAACATGTTCTCGCTTTATAAGTCTCGCTTGAATATCACTTACAGCGTTAACATAATGCCTAATGGCAAATTTCTTTTCTTCTTCGCTTTTCTCTTGCCAATAAGGGTCCAAAAGCAAATTACAATCAAAATTAAAATCAACAGTCAGGGGATAGTGATCTAATCGGTTAATAAGTCTCCATTTTTTACTAAAATAATAAAAAGTTGCCTCTGATATAGCCCTGAGGTGAGTGGGATCCTGCCACGCCCTGATACTGGAATAATAAGGGGCGATAATTTCAGCTTTCGCGCCTACTTTCATAATGCGATACAGTTCATTAATAAAGGCGATGAGATCAGGAGTATGCTCAATGTAATGAGAGCAGAAAACCTCATCAACACTATTATCTTCAAAAGGCCATGGGAATTGCCATAAATCAACGACAATATCCGCCCCCTCCCAAAGATCTACACCAACAAAACCGGGACGTTTGTTTTTCCCACACGCGATATCTAGCTTCAGCTCTCTTTGAATATCATCTCCAGCTATTTGCTGCATTTGTAGTCACTCCATATTTTATCAAGTGCGCTTTCAAAAGATCGGGCAAAAAGTTCACCATCAAACAACGAAGAGTTGATAAAACATTCACGGATAGACTGTCGAAAATTTGGACGCTGGCAAATATTCTCAGCTAACATAACCGCCCGATCAATATAATCGTTTCTATCTCTTGCAACTAGCTCTGATAATCCGATCCGATTTAAAATTGATGCTCCAACTCTTCCCGCATGTCGATCACCTGTAAAAGTGACCACAGGGACCCCCATCCACAAGGCCTCACAGGTTGTAGTTGTACCATTATAGGGAAAGGTATCTAATGCTATATCGACATGCTGGTACATACAAAGGTGTTCCTTGATATCGGGGGCTGCTGGTAACAAAATAATCCTATCCGATGTAATTCCAAACGCTGCAAACCCATCATAAAACTTTTGTTGTATAGATTGATCGGAGAAAAACCAGTTTTTCAACATTATGACTGAACCTTCAACTCTGTTAAGAATTGTAGCCCATGTTTCTATTACATAAGGAGACGTTTTAGAAATATTGTTAAATGAACCAAATGTGACACATCCTTTTCTGATACAAGGAAAGTCAGTAACATTTGGTGCCTCTTTCGGCGGTTCGTAACATAAGAAACCTTCAGAAAGTCTAACTAGCTTTTCAGTATACCATCTATCATCACCATCTACAGGGTCTGCTATATCGTCAGTAAATCTATAATCAATCTCTGTTAGGCCTGTAGTATTGGGGTAGCCCAACCATGAAACTTGTATAGGACTCGGCTTTGCAGCAAACACCTCCAACCTGTTTCTAGAAGTGTGACCCGCCAGATCAAATAAAATATGCACATGATTTTCTTTAATAACTTCAAACAACTCCTGATGAACAATGCCAAACACCTCATGCCATTCATCTGCATATGATTGCAAACGATTTGTTACTTGGTCATTTTTAATTACATCAGAAAAACATACAATTTCGTATTTTTTCTTATCCAGATGACTAAATAACGGACCAAGAAAATAGGCCACAGAGTGTTTTCTAAAATCAGGCGAAACAAATCCAATTCTTAACTTCTCAGGTACGACAGCATCCTGGACTAACAAATCATTGTAATCAAGCGCACTTGCTTGCCACCCTATATACTGTTTCCAAGCAACACTTCTCGTATAGTATTCTTCCTGCGTGACTTTTGGAGTATAATTCATAAAAAGCAATTGGTTTGATCTAATATGAAGCCTCTCGGGCTGTAATGCATAGGCCTTGTCATATGATTTACTTGCCTCAGACATGTTACCGCAAACCATTTGCAAACTTGCCTTATTATTCCATGCCTCAGCGTAACGATCTTCAATCTCAAGGGCCTTATCAAAACACTCAAATGCTTTGTTCAGCTGTCCAAGTGAGGAATAAACGAGCCCCAAGCTGTTGTGTGCAATAAAATTATTTTTGTCTAAAGCAATCGCCTTCTTAAACAATTTTTGGCTCGAGAGAGGATTATTTCGTTCCCTAGTGAAGTTCCCTTGTTGAGTACATAACTGTGCATACTCTATAGCTTGGTGAGTATTTTGTTCACCGCCCCCCCATAACTGAAACAGTAACTCTTCAACATCATGTGCGAACCTTCTCCCATCGCAAAGCGGAGAGTTAAGTAAAGCTGGACGTAATGAGTCTCGAAAAAACTGCAGTTTTTCAAGGTCAAAAGACAACTTTACTGCTGTTTCAATATATTCATCTTTATTTGTTGTAACAAGTTCATAAAGCCCTAGTAAATCAAGAAATGTTTTGGTTTGCCTGCTTATTGGGGTAGTACCAGCCAGTGTAATTATTGGGACCCCCATCCACAAAGCATTCAAACTTGTCATGCCTCCTGTAAAGGGAAATGTATCCAGCATGATATCAATATCTCCGTGTTCCATAAGCATGAGATATGGAGATGAAAATGTCCGAAACTCAATCCTACGGGGAGAAACTCCATACGTCGAAAATAGCTCTCTAAATCTTCGCCGAACAGACACATCCTTAAAGGTACTAAATTTTAAAACTAAACGGGACTTCGGCACCCTCTTCATAATATCAGACCATACTTCAACTACATTTTCTGAAATTTTCAAAGGATTGTTGAAACTACCAAAAGTTATGAATTCTGAATCAAGACAAGGAGATTCAACTACTTCTGGGCTAGGTGATGGTTGCACAAAACAAAAGCGGCTATACGGCAGACATACAACCCGTTCAACGAACCACTGTTCATCTTGCGGCTGTATAAAATCATTATCTGCAATTATATAGTCAATCGAATCCAGACCAGTTGTATGCCCGTATCCCATCCATGTCATTTGAATAGTCGCTGGCCGAAAACAAAAAATCTGTATCCTGCTCTTAACGGTATGACCAGCAAGATCGATTAATATATCAATTTTATCGTTTCTAATTATTTCAGCAGCGTCCTGATCACTTAAGGCCGTAATATCTCGCCATATAGCTGCTTTTTCTTGATAGCTATCGGTTATCTGGTCATGCCTACTACCGTTGCTATA
Above is a window of Trichlorobacter lovleyi SZ DNA encoding:
- the serA gene encoding phosphoglycerate dehydrogenase, giving the protein MKIIVTDEVADQGLELLKQDPRIEMDIRLGLKKEELLALIGDYEVIITRSGTTVDKDLLDAAKNLKMVARAGVGIDNVDVDYASSKGVIVVNAPFGNTNSAAEHTMALLMAACRNVTVANASLKAGEWKRAPFTGVELKGKTAGVIGLGKVGGRVATRLKAFECEVLACDPYIAVKRAHDLGVKLVSHDEIYKKCDIITVHTPLTDETKGMIGARELAMMKDGVIVMNVARGGIIDEPALLDAMNNGKIAIAGVDVWSEEPPKTDVLKGLIAHPRVTVTPHLGANTHEAQINVAVDVSKEILNYLDEKPLENAVNIPRFDMALMDQMRPFLNLVNVMADFGIQLLDGHPEKITFSYAGAIAHYDCSPLTVCGLAALLGRVVDQDVNMVNASLIAEQMGIVVEETKTTSADAFSNLITLIAEGDGKRRTIAGALFEGAPRIVRLRDYAMDFTPEEHMLLLHYADRPGMIGKIGTIMGKHEINIGSMNLGRSEKKGEAMVILSIDSAVSQAVIEEIKQATEATFIRAIHMASVKTSP
- a CDS encoding tRNA (cytidine(34)-2'-O)-methyltransferase, with product MKTFNIVLIEPEIPPNTGNIARLCAATAATLHLVGKLGFSIDDRYLKRAGLDYWDKVDLKRWENLEQLQQQHPEGRFWYLSTKVARNCYEQGIYQPGDFLVFGKETAGLPAELLLANQERCLTIPMPGQVRSLNLSNAAAVVLYEALRQTGQLQ
- a CDS encoding ABC transporter ATP-binding protein; this translates as MYALDMQGLSKSFKGKKRQTVEALKGLTLSIEQGEVFGFLGPNGAGKSTTIKCLMGLIRPTSGTASIMGEAIGSEASRRNVGYLPENPAFYDYLTAEEYLQFVGKTFKMPDALLTRRSAEVLKQLELWEARKRPIRGYSKGMVQRVGLAQVLIHDPDVYILDEPMSGLDPIGRALVKEIIVDLKKRGKSVFFSTHITDDVEKVCDRVGILLHGELKLVDRVDAIMSRGIVGYQVRLKDADGAVLDEEVPKELLDRFLAEQVATGREIVLVEPRRKNLEDFFLSLVHGV
- a CDS encoding ABC transporter permease subunit gives rise to the protein MTNIMKITLIGIFRDRVFQGIMALAVLFLFIPSAASLSMRQVTELSITLSLSLISFILLLLSVFLGATSLWRDMERRYTFSVLSLPLSRSSYLLGRFLGLALFLILTSAVLGAVSLLVIKVASGMYPPARPVVWNYLLLTLLFITFKYILLVAVAMLLSTVSTSFFLPVFGSICTFLASSITQQVYEFVHSTASVQAVSPFLKAVASVVYYLLPNLAGFDLKVNAIYSIAPNPQGLAMTVGYFAGYTAILLGSAALLFNRREMK
- a CDS encoding methyltransferase domain-containing protein, with product MQQIAGDDIQRELKLDIACGKNKRPGFVGVDLWEGADIVVDLWQFPWPFEDNSVDEVFCSHYIEHTPDLIAFINELYRIMKVGAKAEIIAPYYSSIRAWQDPTHLRAISEATFYYFSKKWRLINRLDHYPLTVDFNFDCNLLLDPYWQEKSEEEKKFAIRHYVNAVSDIQARLIKREHVDESLYLAEIASECWELGQFVEAIRFCEQLLERDMAGVDEYLMMADFYQKNDKFAKAFTMYRSALKFDNESFQAHCGLIRLLGSAGKVKKAQQYLENIRKTNQELADLIQGLL